In the genome of Aureimonas sp. OT7, one region contains:
- a CDS encoding MATE family efflux transporter, with translation MSADAPDASRTNGGPWAFHLKSTLALGLPLIGAQLAQVGMNVTNTVMLGWLGPLELAAAVLGWQMFFVVWMFGSGLAYAVMPLAANAAGASDTRGIRRSVRMGLWAILAYSAVFMVPLWFAEPVLKALGQQPDIAALAGQYMRVLQWSLVLQLFVMVLRSFLSAIERPRIVLVALVIGVVVNAILNYVLIFGHLGLPAMGMAGSGLATLIAVGAVALFLSLYCARHPLLRGYELFVRFLRPDWPAFREVLRLGWPIGATIVAEVGLFTATSIMMGWFGPLQLAAHGIALQLASIAFMVPLGLAGAATVRVGRAYGRRDAAGISRAARTAVGVGVAAASLAALTFWTLPYALIGLYLNEGDPRSAEVLAYAVPFVAVAAAFQLVDTVQVLSSGALRGLRDTRVPMLIAIFSYWGIGMPTAYTLAFAAGWGGIGIWWGLAIGLAASAALMTGRFLRRERRGALLLGT, from the coding sequence ATGTCCGCCGATGCCCCGGATGCGAGCCGCACGAATGGCGGCCCGTGGGCCTTTCACCTGAAATCGACGCTTGCACTCGGCCTGCCGCTGATCGGCGCGCAGCTCGCGCAGGTCGGCATGAACGTCACCAACACGGTGATGCTCGGCTGGCTCGGCCCGCTGGAACTGGCCGCGGCCGTGCTGGGCTGGCAGATGTTTTTCGTGGTCTGGATGTTCGGCTCGGGCCTCGCCTACGCGGTGATGCCGCTGGCAGCCAACGCGGCCGGCGCGAGCGATACGCGAGGCATCCGCCGGTCTGTACGCATGGGGCTGTGGGCCATACTGGCCTATTCCGCCGTGTTCATGGTTCCCCTGTGGTTCGCCGAGCCGGTCCTGAAGGCACTCGGGCAGCAGCCCGACATCGCCGCTCTGGCCGGCCAGTACATGCGCGTGCTGCAGTGGTCGCTCGTCCTGCAACTGTTCGTCATGGTGCTGCGCTCGTTTCTCAGCGCGATCGAGCGTCCGCGCATCGTGCTCGTTGCGCTCGTTATCGGCGTCGTCGTCAACGCCATACTCAACTACGTCCTGATTTTCGGCCATTTGGGCCTGCCCGCCATGGGCATGGCCGGGTCTGGGCTTGCCACGCTGATCGCCGTCGGCGCCGTTGCGCTTTTCCTGTCGCTGTATTGCGCGCGCCATCCGCTGCTGCGCGGCTACGAGCTCTTCGTCCGGTTCCTGCGGCCGGATTGGCCGGCGTTCCGCGAGGTGCTCCGGCTTGGCTGGCCCATCGGCGCCACCATCGTTGCGGAAGTCGGCCTTTTCACCGCCACGTCGATCATGATGGGCTGGTTCGGACCGCTGCAACTGGCGGCGCACGGCATTGCACTGCAACTTGCCAGCATCGCCTTCATGGTGCCGCTGGGCCTTGCCGGCGCCGCCACCGTACGCGTGGGTCGGGCCTATGGCCGGCGCGACGCGGCCGGAATCTCCCGCGCGGCGCGCACCGCGGTCGGCGTCGGTGTGGCGGCGGCATCCCTTGCAGCCCTGACCTTCTGGACGCTGCCCTATGCTCTGATCGGGCTCTATCTCAACGAGGGGGACCCGCGCTCCGCCGAGGTGCTTGCCTATGCGGTGCCCTTCGTGGCCGTGGCAGCGGCCTTCCAGCTCGTCGATACGGTCCAGGTCTTGTCCAGCGGCGCCTTGCGCGGGCTGCGCGACACGCGGGTGCCGATGCTCATCGCCATCTTCAGCTATTGGGGCATCGGCATGCCGACGGCTTATACGCTGGCCTTCGCAGCCGGCTGGGGCGGCATCGGCATCTGGTGGGGCCTGGCCATCGGCCTGGCCGCTTCCGCCGCCTTGATGACGGGGCGCTTCCTGCGGCGCGAGCGCCGCGGCGCTCTGCTCCTGGGTACGTGA
- a CDS encoding mannitol dehydrogenase family protein — protein sequence MTERLSDATLAALEPGIARPAYDRGSLRHGIVHLGVGAFHRAHQAVYTEAVLNSGDTGWGIVGVSLRSPDTRDALTPQDGLYTVAVRDATGESLQVVGAITSLLVAPESPAAVLDALTAPDTRIVSLTVTEKGYCHKPATGELDEANADIVHDLAAPATPKSAIGYLVEAIARRRAAGLAPFTVLSCDNLPSNGETVRRVVTRFAEMRDPDLAAYIGGAVTFPSTMVDRIVPATTDADRQTVADALGLVDAWPIATEPFSQWVVEDRFASGRPAWEDAGVTFVDDVEPFELMKLRLLNGSHSTLAYLGYLAGHETVHATMMAPGFDALVRGLMEEEAIPTLPPIAGFDMRAYGGELRDRFRNPALKHRTWQIAMDGSQKIPQRLLNTIRACRASGLGHERLSLGVAAWMRYVTGTDEEGRPIDVRDPMAERIKAGLAGKSSADEVAKALFGLGIFGDDLPADSGFVDSLTAQLKRLMGEGAARVAAGFG from the coding sequence ATGACCGAACGCCTCTCCGACGCCACTCTTGCGGCCCTCGAACCGGGGATCGCGCGCCCTGCCTACGACCGCGGCTCGCTGCGGCACGGGATCGTGCATCTCGGCGTCGGGGCGTTCCACCGCGCGCACCAGGCCGTCTATACGGAAGCCGTGCTGAACTCCGGCGATACCGGATGGGGCATCGTCGGTGTATCCCTGCGCTCGCCCGATACGCGCGACGCGCTGACACCGCAGGACGGCCTGTATACCGTGGCCGTGCGCGACGCCACCGGCGAGAGCCTGCAGGTCGTGGGGGCGATCACGTCGCTCCTGGTCGCTCCCGAGTCGCCCGCCGCCGTCCTCGACGCCCTGACGGCGCCCGATACAAGGATCGTCAGCCTGACGGTGACCGAAAAGGGATACTGCCACAAACCGGCGACCGGCGAACTCGACGAGGCCAATGCCGATATCGTGCATGACCTGGCCGCGCCCGCAACGCCGAAAAGCGCCATCGGCTACCTGGTCGAGGCGATCGCCCGCCGGCGCGCTGCCGGGCTGGCGCCCTTCACTGTGCTGTCTTGCGACAATCTCCCGTCCAACGGCGAGACGGTGCGCCGTGTCGTAACGCGTTTCGCCGAGATGCGCGACCCGGACCTGGCCGCCTATATCGGCGGGGCGGTGACATTTCCGTCGACCATGGTCGACAGGATCGTTCCGGCCACCACCGACGCCGACCGCCAGACCGTGGCCGACGCGCTCGGACTGGTGGATGCGTGGCCGATCGCCACCGAGCCGTTCAGCCAATGGGTCGTGGAAGATCGCTTCGCCAGCGGCCGGCCGGCCTGGGAAGACGCCGGCGTGACCTTCGTCGACGACGTCGAGCCCTTCGAACTGATGAAGCTGCGGCTTCTGAACGGCAGTCACTCCACCCTTGCCTACCTTGGCTACCTCGCCGGGCACGAGACCGTGCACGCCACGATGATGGCGCCCGGTTTCGACGCGCTGGTGCGCGGACTGATGGAGGAAGAGGCGATCCCGACGCTTCCCCCGATCGCCGGATTCGACATGCGCGCCTATGGCGGCGAACTGCGCGACCGGTTCCGCAATCCGGCCCTGAAACATCGAACCTGGCAGATCGCGATGGACGGATCGCAGAAGATCCCGCAGCGGCTGCTGAACACGATCCGCGCCTGCCGTGCGTCAGGCCTTGGCCATGAGCGCCTGTCGCTCGGCGTGGCTGCCTGGATGCGCTACGTAACGGGCACCGACGAAGAGGGACGCCCCATCGACGTCCGCGATCCGATGGCAGAGCGCATCAAGGCCGGGCTTGCCGGAAAGTCGTCGGCCGACGAAGTGGCAAAAGCCCTTTTCGGCCTGGGCATCTTCGGCGACGACCTGCCTGCGGACAGCGGTTTCGTGGATAGCCTGACCGCGCAGCTGAAGCGGCTGATGGGCGAGGGCGCGGCAAGGGTGGCGGCAGGCTTCGGCTGA